The nucleotide window GGAAAAGGTACTGGCAAGTCCTGCACCAGATATTGACTTAAACAGAAATTACTGTTACAGTATCACACACTTGACCAGTCTAGCATTTGCTTTTACTTTTATTGCAGCTGTTGCAGAATTCTAAAATGACACCAGAAACATTTACTGTGTGAACTGCGAGTGCCTAACTACATAAAGtcacttaattttcttctgattatcAACTGCTTCAAGATACATCACTTTAAAGTAATGAACACTAGATGAATATATGACAAGAAGGCAAATTCAACTCAGTTTGTTCAGAAATTTCAGAGATACTTAACAGTCATCTTTGCTTCCAATAAATCTAAATCCCTTGCACACATTGTTTCTTTGCTGTCACATACTCTCTTTCACTCATTCTCTTTATACAAGGCCACTAACAAGTCCCTTCAGTGCACACCATGAGGCCTAGCACAAAACCCTGACGTCCCTGCTACGGATCAGTTCTCAAAACAAGACCTGGACACTTAGTTCTacgctttgcttttttttgtcaCGGATCAGAAACTAGTTACGAGATGCCTTGTATTTCATCTGACAACTTATCCACTAGCAATCTCATGCAGGATCTCCTCTAAAGCCTTTTAAAAGAAGACCAGCAACTACTCTCTCCCTCAGCTGCGACAGGTGATGAATATTCTCAGAATCCCTGGCAATCAAATTATCAGAACACAAACTTTCAGATATaggctttttaaaacatttctattattttgcaacaccccccccaaacaccctctaatctttttctaaacagaaatatttactaCCCTTCTGTAGCATCCACTACTAGAAGTTTACTGCTTTGTTGACTGCTCATCCACTTCACTTTTCAGATCCTTTAAAACTGTTTAGTTTGCTCTGACAGCTCTTCTGAGACCCATGAAGGGCCagataataattatttttaaagccagttCTACTGCTACCTGTGGGATATGATGTAAATCAGCTCTCCCTTCCCCATCATTACATTACAGTGCAGTTTTACACTCTATATACCAATGAATACAGTTTTCTTCTCAGAAGTTAGTGATGCAGCCTTGGTGTTTGTATCTGTATTGGAATCAAAATGTAAGTGGGATACAGTTCCATGCCCTTTCCATTTGGATGCACCATCTACCAGCTCAATACATTTATCTTGATGTGTTATACATTCCCCATATCCACAGCTTAGTCGTTTCTTTGTAACCTGAGTTTAAGTCTCCTCCACAAGAGCTTACCTGGGCCCTCTGAGTGATGAGCTGTGAAGCATTAAACTTGGCAACCACGCTCTTGAGCACTTCGTTAACGATGGAAGGCAGGACTCGCTCCTCATAGTCCAGGCCCAGGCGCTGGTACAtgctgggcagctctgcagcattgGGCCGAGTGAGAACACGCAGCGAAATGTTCACCATCTGCAagtctgaaaaagagagagatgagcAGGGCCAGCGCTGCAGCTGGACTCCTCCTGATAGAGCGCACTTCACATTGGCTAGTAGCCATGGTTGGTAACTGTGGTGGCAGCAATAGGTACCGCACAAATGGGGACAATCACGAGGTTTTGAAGCTTGGTCAAGTCAGACTTTGAAACGTGGTCAAAATTACCTTGACAAGCAATAAGAAATTCATAAAGGATGGATTTTGATCTgcaaaccctagaaaataagtagaacatcctggaccataaaaGAGAGTAtctgggattgtgttgaggatgagttatttgacaacctggcaaagtgaCTCTTTAATTAAtgaacttggcaatgaaactaacttctgagtgtcctgaaagtgaactacctgCATTATCATACTGagaaacacacccacaggtcGAGAAGACCCCggcccaggttaagacccttcccctgagcatgtcTAGTAGTAGGAGCATTATGTGAGCTGGATTGTAACTGCATGTTAATCTCTAACCAACCAGTATCTAACAGGCGTGTTTGGACAAGTGCTAACccctgatttttgtgtataaaagaagCACAGAAACCTGCTGTTGTGGTGCTTGATTTGTGAAAAagtccaccgagcacccaggcctgaataaatacagtatctctcCTGACCGCGTTAAGATTGGGTTATTGCATGTGGGGCACGAACCTGCTTTTCGGGTAacactgctccctccctcccgccccccaGGCGCCGCCTGGGCCTCCTGCTCCGGCCTGCGGGGCCGCTCTCACCTTTGGACCCGGTGGGAGAGGAGATTTTCCGCGGCCGGGCTCGGATGTCGTAGATGATGGGGTACTGGAACCAAGGGATCCTGCGGGGGGGCGGGAGGCGACGCGTTACGGCGCGTGCACCCGCagcggccgggaccggggcctGCGGGGCCGCGCTCGGGACGGGGGAGCTGGGCCCTACCTGAAGTGCAGCCCCTCGGCGAGGATGGTGTCCTGCTGCACGCCGCCGATGCGGTTGAAGAAGATGGCGCGCTGGCCGCCTTCCACTGCGGGGAGAAGGGGCACGGTCAGCGCAGGAGGCGGCGGAACCGGGCGCGGAGGGCCGGGAAAGGGGACAGGAGGCACTCACCGATGAAGACGGACTCGCGGACGCCATAAGCCAGGGCGCCGGCGCCCAGCAGCAGTTTGAGGGCGGTCCCGACGCCGCGCGGCCCAGCCGGCAGCCGTCCCGCCAGATCCTTCAGGTTCTGCGCCatggccgcgccgcgccgcgcgccCCACCGGGAAGGACACCGGAAGCTCCGCCGCTAAGGCGCTCCGGCGGGAAACCGGCAGCACGGGAGCCGTCCCTACCCcttcccgccccgccccgccacggCCTTCCGGcgcggccgctccgcgccccggAAGTAGGTCTGGCCGGAGCCAGATAACGGACGCGCCCCAGGCGCCATTTTGGGTGGCGGGGGCGGGCggtgggcggggcgggggcggtgcTGGTGCGCTCGGTGACGCGTGCCCGGTGCGGCCGCAGCAAAATGGCGGCGCCCAGGCGGCCtcgtgaggaggaggaagaggttgCTGCTGAAGACGCTTCGGTGGAGGCGAAGCGGCCCCGCGGGCAGAGGCGTCTCTTGGTGGTGCTGGAGGGGGCAAGTCTGGAGACCGTGAAGgtgcgggtgctgggggggtccggCCGGGCCGAAGGCGGCCGCGGGCGCCCTTCTCCACCTTGTCCGTGCTTTGGCCGTAGGTGGGGAAGACATTCGAGCTCCTCAATTGCGACAAGCACAAGGCGCTGCTGCTGCGGAACGGCCGGGACCCCGGGGAGGTGCGACCCGACATCACCCACCAGGTACCGGCTGGATCCGGGCAGCGTCTGTGCTGGCCTGGGCTGCTCGGGACGGCGGTGGAGCAGCCCGGCAGCCGGCCTGAGGAGATTCCCCTCGGGTCTGGGGGTCTGCTTGTGCCCCGGGAACGGGGGCGAGTTTGGCTTTACCTGCCATGCTTGTGGCTTGAAAGTTTAGTCTATTTGGGTATAGGATTGCCTTCTGTCAGCATTATGGTAGAACCCCCATAGTCAGATGAACTCCTTTCTGTCTCAGGATCTGTCCCTTCTGCATTCGTAGGGCCCAATGCTCAACTTTTCCAAGA belongs to Strix uralensis isolate ZFMK-TIS-50842 chromosome 2, bStrUra1, whole genome shotgun sequence and includes:
- the PHB2 gene encoding prohibitin-2 yields the protein MAQNLKDLAGRLPAGPRGVGTALKLLLGAGALAYGVRESVFIVEGGQRAIFFNRIGGVQQDTILAEGLHFRIPWFQYPIIYDIRARPRKISSPTGSKDLQMVNISLRVLTRPNAAELPSMYQRLGLDYEERVLPSIVNEVLKSVVAKFNASQLITQRAQVSLLIRRELTERAKDFSLILDDVAITELSFSREYTAAVEAKQVAQQEAQRAQFLVEKAKQEQKQKIVQAEGEATAAKMLGEALSRNPGYIKLRKIRAAQNISKTIAGSQNRVYLTADNLVLNLQDEGFTRGR